A single Rhodothermales bacterium DNA region contains:
- the ugpC gene encoding sn-glycerol-3-phosphate ABC transporter ATP-binding protein UgpC, producing the protein MSSVRLDGIRKVYDGGMVAVNDASFEIADGEFVVLVGPSGCGKSTTLRMIAGLESITDGTLSIGDRVVNELAPKDRDIAMVFQNYALYPHMTVRENMGFGLKLRKYSKEEIRQRVEQAADVLGIRDILDRKPAQLSGGQRQRVAVGRAIVRKPRVFLFDEPLSNLDAKLRVQMRTEISRLHQRLGATMIYVTHDQVEAMTMGDRIVVMKDGVIQQIDTPLNLYNHPANAFVGGFIGSPAMNFLPGRLVSTAEGFSFESEGNGVTIPVSVPEPEVRAALGAAVGEEVWLGFRPEDLYIEGGVSVPALSHPIGARLDVIEPMGNEIFIYAQFDGHAIVARVAPQALPAPGQLVAMRLDLGKLHFFDRTSGRAIR; encoded by the coding sequence ATGTCCAGCGTACGTCTAGACGGCATCAGGAAGGTGTACGACGGCGGCATGGTCGCCGTGAACGACGCCAGTTTTGAGATCGCCGATGGCGAGTTTGTCGTGCTGGTGGGGCCGTCGGGATGTGGGAAGAGCACGACGCTCCGGATGATAGCCGGCCTCGAGTCCATCACGGATGGCACGTTATCGATCGGGGATCGGGTGGTGAACGAACTCGCTCCTAAAGACCGAGACATCGCCATGGTCTTTCAGAATTATGCCCTGTATCCACACATGACGGTGCGCGAAAACATGGGTTTCGGCCTCAAGTTGCGCAAATATTCGAAAGAGGAGATCAGGCAACGAGTCGAGCAGGCGGCGGATGTGCTGGGCATTCGGGACATTCTGGATCGCAAGCCCGCTCAGTTATCGGGAGGGCAACGTCAGCGGGTGGCGGTTGGCCGGGCCATCGTGCGCAAGCCGCGTGTCTTCTTGTTCGACGAGCCCCTCTCCAATCTGGATGCGAAACTGCGCGTGCAGATGCGCACGGAAATATCCAGGTTGCATCAACGGCTGGGGGCGACGATGATCTATGTGACCCACGATCAGGTGGAGGCGATGACGATGGGGGATCGCATCGTGGTTATGAAAGACGGAGTCATTCAACAGATCGACACGCCGCTCAACCTCTATAATCATCCCGCAAACGCCTTTGTCGGCGGCTTCATCGGAAGCCCCGCCATGAACTTCCTACCGGGCCGGCTCGTTTCTACAGCGGAAGGCTTTTCGTTCGAGAGCGAGGGGAACGGGGTGACCATCCCCGTATCCGTACCTGAACCCGAAGTACGCGCGGCGCTTGGAGCGGCTGTTGGTGAAGAGGTATGGCTCGGGTTTCGGCCCGAGGATCTCTATATCGAGGGGGGAGTGAGTGTGCCGGCACTGTCGCACCCGATCGGTGCCCGGCTCGACGTTATCGAGCCTATGGGGAACGAAATCTTTATCTACGCCCAGTTCGATGGTCACGCCATCGTAGCCCGTGTGGCTCCCCAGGCGCTTCCGGCGCCGGGGCAGTTGGTGGCCATGCGCCTCGACCTCGGAAAGCTACATTTTTTCGATCGGACATCTGGTCGCGCCATTCGATGA
- a CDS encoding RibD family protein: MNMDLPPDATRALESMRRQAETHYEASGRPCVTLCYAQSLNGSIAQADGKPLKISGEAAATYTHALRALHDTILVGVGTVLSDDPRLTTRLVSGANPRPIVLDSRLRMPPTARLLSTDAPAPMVATTAGCCVQAEQMLRAAGAQVVHLPATASSRVDLTALLEYLGDRGVRSLMVEGGSQVIESFLRERLVDYLVVTLSMQYLAGKSVISVGRKRAAASATFQYPRLAPAHVFWAGADLVLHGDPVWS, from the coding sequence ATGAACATGGACTTACCCCCCGATGCTACACGCGCTCTGGAATCGATGCGGCGGCAAGCCGAAACGCATTACGAGGCGTCGGGTAGGCCCTGTGTCACACTCTGTTATGCGCAGAGCCTCAATGGGTCGATTGCGCAGGCGGATGGAAAGCCGCTCAAGATCAGTGGGGAGGCGGCCGCAACTTACACCCATGCGCTCCGGGCCCTGCACGACACGATCCTCGTGGGTGTGGGGACCGTGCTTTCAGACGACCCGCGCCTGACGACGCGCCTTGTGAGCGGTGCGAATCCGCGCCCGATCGTGTTGGACTCTCGCCTGCGCATGCCTCCGACGGCGCGATTGCTTTCGACGGATGCGCCGGCTCCGATGGTCGCGACTACGGCGGGCTGTTGCGTCCAGGCCGAGCAGATGCTGCGCGCCGCCGGCGCTCAGGTCGTGCACCTGCCGGCGACGGCCTCTTCACGGGTCGACCTCACCGCGTTACTCGAATATCTCGGCGATCGAGGTGTCCGGTCCCTGATGGTCGAAGGAGGGAGCCAGGTCATCGAGAGCTTTCTGCGCGAACGGCTCGTCGATTATCTGGTCGTGACACTGTCCATGCAGTATCTAGCCGGGAAATCGGTTATTTCCGTTGGCCGAAAGCGGGCTGCCGCATCTGCGACCTTCCAGTATCCACGCCTCGCGCCAGCGCATGTGTTCTGGGCCGGGGCGGATCTGGTGCTCCACGGCGATCCGGTCTGGTCCTGA
- a CDS encoding zinc-binding alcohol dehydrogenase — protein sequence MASTRTLLFTGKGHVRFDTHTIPAPKPGEVTVRTLCSGISAGTEMLYFRGAAPADVDITLDAVSGPPRYPMPYGYAVVGVVEAVGDAAGHATGEAWLGRRVFAFHPHTERFTTSCERLIRLPGTLADEDAVFLPNMETAVGLIHDASPLPGERVLVFGLGVVGQLTGALLGEYVDSTGVDPFPLRRRQAEAFGFRRALPPDGAALQDLFHGADPAGGADLSIEVTGNPEALDQALALTGYAGRIVIGSWYGARPVELRLGERFHRAKQSIVSSQVSALPPRLLGRWTKQRRFGLVLEVLQNIRPSRLITHRIPFDKAAEAYALLETDPGSAIQIIFTYPPGSLHPH from the coding sequence ATGGCATCTACTCGAACGCTTTTATTTACTGGCAAGGGCCATGTTCGCTTCGATACACACACGATCCCGGCGCCAAAGCCGGGTGAAGTGACGGTCCGCACCCTCTGTTCGGGCATTAGCGCCGGCACGGAAATGCTCTATTTCCGAGGCGCGGCGCCGGCCGACGTGGACATTACCCTCGATGCCGTCTCGGGCCCGCCCCGGTATCCGATGCCTTATGGCTATGCGGTGGTCGGGGTGGTGGAAGCGGTGGGAGACGCGGCAGGCCATGCGACCGGCGAGGCCTGGCTCGGGCGGCGCGTCTTCGCGTTCCACCCACATACCGAACGCTTCACCACCTCATGTGAACGGCTGATACGCCTGCCCGGAACGCTCGCGGACGAAGACGCGGTCTTCTTGCCGAACATGGAAACGGCCGTGGGGTTGATCCATGATGCCTCACCGCTTCCCGGAGAACGTGTCCTGGTGTTTGGCCTCGGCGTCGTGGGGCAGTTGACGGGGGCCCTGCTGGGGGAGTATGTCGATTCCACCGGCGTCGACCCCTTTCCGCTGCGGCGGCGGCAGGCGGAGGCATTCGGTTTTCGTCGCGCATTGCCGCCCGATGGCGCGGCGCTGCAGGACCTTTTTCACGGGGCGGATCCGGCCGGCGGGGCGGATCTGTCCATCGAGGTTACGGGTAATCCCGAGGCGCTGGATCAGGCGCTTGCCCTGACGGGATATGCAGGCCGCATCGTGATTGGCTCCTGGTACGGCGCCCGCCCCGTTGAACTTCGTCTCGGCGAACGATTCCATAGGGCCAAGCAATCGATCGTGAGCAGCCAGGTCAGCGCACTCCCCCCGCGGTTGCTCGGGAGGTGGACCAAGCAGCGGCGGTTCGGGCTGGTTCTCGAGGTGCTTCAGAACATACGCCCTTCCCGGCTGATTACACACCGGATTCCATTCGATAAGGCCGCCGAGGCGTATGCACTCCTGGAAACCGATCCGGGAAGCGCCATCCAGATCATCTTCACGTACCCACCCGGAAGCCTACACCCTCACTAG
- a CDS encoding 6-carboxytetrahydropterin synthase, with protein MYRLLVTRTFVAQHFLTVPNAGPENEWHSHVFTVEVQLQAPRLNEYGYLVDIDEVKATMDGLIARYRDTTMNDLPEFAGLNPSIEHFARIFCDGLRAGIQTSHLEEVTVRIWEDELARASYSHRVRAAT; from the coding sequence ATGTATCGCCTTCTGGTCACCCGAACGTTCGTCGCCCAGCATTTCCTGACGGTCCCCAATGCCGGCCCCGAAAATGAATGGCATTCCCACGTATTTACGGTGGAAGTTCAGCTCCAGGCTCCGCGGCTCAATGAATACGGCTATCTCGTGGATATCGACGAGGTGAAAGCGACCATGGATGGGTTGATCGCCCGTTATCGCGACACCACGATGAACGATCTACCCGAGTTCGCCGGCCTCAATCCGAGCATCGAGCATTTCGCGCGCATCTTCTGCGACGGGCTCCGCGCCGGGATCCAGACCAGCCACCTGGAGGAAGTGACGGTACGAATCTGGGAAGACGAACTGGCCCGAGCCTCCTATTCTCACCGCGTACGGGCGGCCACATGA